From a single Microcoleus sp. FACHB-672 genomic region:
- a CDS encoding UvrD-helicase domain-containing protein — translation MWDEIRSVIKGSQVSANAEMMSEKEYEKLSKKSGSVIPQNQRREFYQLAEWYQKKLKQDGRFDEIDLARKILQVLRQNVAERYQVIVCDEVQDFTKLQLELLLQLGVPGGHLFFAGDLHQMISPSGFR, via the coding sequence GTGTGGGATGAAATTCGTAGCGTTATTAAAGGCTCTCAAGTGTCTGCTAATGCAGAAATGATGAGTGAAAAAGAGTATGAGAAGCTTAGCAAAAAAAGTGGCAGTGTCATTCCTCAAAATCAACGCCGGGAGTTTTATCAATTAGCTGAGTGGTATCAGAAAAAACTGAAACAGGATGGGCGGTTTGATGAAATTGATCTGGCGCGAAAAATCTTGCAAGTTCTGAGACAGAATGTGGCAGAGCGCTATCAGGTAATTGTTTGTGATGAAGTGCAGGATTTCACGAAATTGCAATTAGAACTATTATTGCAGTTAGGTGTGCCGGGAGGTCATTTATTTTTCGCCGGCGATTTACATCAAATGATCAGTCCCAGTGGATTTCGCTGA
- the ctaD gene encoding cytochrome c oxidase subunit I codes for MTQQVQLQESANLPARGEEPGQRKWQDYFTFNGDHKVIGIQYLVTTFIFYLIGGMLATAVRTELATPDADFVSPELYNSLFTVHATIMIFLWIVPAGAGFANYILPLMIGAKDMAFPKLNALAFWIIPPAGILLLSSFLVGAPGAGWTSYPPLSLISGKAGEEIWILSLLLLGTSSILGAVNFVVTIFKMRIPGMGFNQMPLFCWAMLATSALILIATPVLAAALILLSFDLLAGTAFFNPTGGGDPIVYQHMFWFYSHPAVYIMILPFFGVLSEVIPVNSRKPIFGYKAIAYSSLAISFLGLIVWAHHMFTSGTPGWLRMFFMITTMVIAVPTGIKIFSWLATLWGGKLRLNSALLFAMGFISTFVLGGITGVMVASVPFDIHVHDTYFVVAHLHYVLFGGSVFGIYSAFYHWFPKMTGRMMNETWGRIHFALTYIGFNVTFLPMHVLGLQGMPRRVAMYDPKFATLNLVCSIGAYLLAVSTFPFIINAIWSWSKGPKAGDNPWDALTLEWMTTSPPPIENFDATPVLATGPYDYGMGNRDTQVGVPFSDAKDPALSAGPSSALRADPDPAVAAHPDDRQGESQNRE; via the coding sequence ATGACTCAACAAGTACAGCTGCAAGAAAGTGCTAATCTTCCTGCTCGCGGTGAAGAACCGGGGCAAAGGAAGTGGCAAGATTACTTCACCTTTAATGGTGACCACAAGGTGATCGGGATTCAATACCTGGTCACGACGTTTATTTTTTACTTGATAGGTGGGATGCTGGCAACAGCGGTTCGCACAGAACTCGCCACCCCTGATGCTGATTTTGTCAGCCCGGAGCTTTACAACAGCCTGTTTACAGTCCACGCCACGATCATGATTTTCCTGTGGATCGTGCCGGCTGGAGCGGGATTTGCAAACTATATCCTTCCCTTGATGATTGGGGCGAAGGACATGGCTTTCCCAAAGTTAAATGCTTTAGCCTTTTGGATTATTCCACCGGCTGGTATTTTACTGCTGAGCAGTTTCTTGGTGGGCGCACCGGGGGCCGGCTGGACTTCTTACCCGCCCCTGAGCTTAATCAGTGGCAAAGCCGGTGAAGAAATTTGGATTCTCAGCCTTCTTTTGTTAGGAACTTCTTCAATTTTGGGCGCGGTGAATTTTGTTGTCACCATCTTCAAAATGCGAATTCCTGGCATGGGATTTAATCAAATGCCGCTGTTTTGCTGGGCGATGCTGGCAACTTCGGCACTGATTTTAATTGCGACGCCGGTTTTGGCAGCAGCTTTAATTTTGCTGTCCTTTGACTTGTTAGCAGGAACCGCATTTTTTAACCCAACCGGCGGGGGAGATCCGATTGTTTACCAGCATATGTTCTGGTTCTACTCCCACCCTGCTGTTTACATCATGATCCTGCCGTTTTTTGGCGTGCTCTCGGAAGTTATCCCTGTCAACTCCCGCAAGCCAATTTTCGGTTATAAAGCCATCGCCTACTCCAGTCTGGCGATTAGCTTTTTGGGCTTGATTGTTTGGGCGCACCATATGTTTACCAGTGGCACTCCTGGCTGGTTGCGGATGTTTTTTATGATCACCACGATGGTGATCGCTGTGCCCACCGGCATTAAGATATTTAGCTGGTTGGCCACCCTCTGGGGCGGTAAACTGCGGCTGAATAGTGCGCTGCTGTTTGCGATGGGTTTCATATCAACCTTTGTGTTGGGCGGGATCACCGGCGTTATGGTGGCTTCGGTTCCCTTCGATATTCACGTTCACGACACCTATTTTGTCGTTGCTCACCTGCACTACGTTCTCTTTGGCGGCAGTGTATTTGGTATTTACTCAGCTTTCTATCATTGGTTCCCGAAAATGACGGGACGGATGATGAACGAAACCTGGGGTCGCATTCATTTTGCCCTGACGTATATTGGCTTTAATGTTACTTTCTTGCCAATGCACGTTTTAGGTTTACAAGGAATGCCCCGGCGGGTGGCAATGTATGACCCAAAATTTGCCACACTGAATCTGGTTTGCAGCATTGGTGCCTATCTGCTGGCAGTGTCTACGTTCCCGTTTATTATCAATGCGATTTGGAGCTGGTCGAAAGGTCCGAAAGCCGGTGATAATCCTTGGGATGCGCTGACGCTGGAGTGGATGACAACTTCACCGCCACCGATTGAGAATTTTGACGCAACGCCGGTGTTGGCAACCGGCCCTTATGACTACGGTATGGGTAATCGCGACACGCAAGTGGGTGTGCCTTTTTCGGATGCGAAAGACCCAGCTTTGTCTGCCGGCCCGAGTTCTGCATTGCGTGCCGATCCCGATCCTGCGGTTGCCGCTCATCCAGATGACCGTCAAGGAGAAAGTCAAAACCGCGAATAG
- a CDS encoding cytochrome c oxidase subunit 3: MQSPTIDPAKAELNYHHSTEAKADHHEEHHDFRMWGVFVFLCAEGMIFFGLFAAYLIYKAMSPVWPPEGIERELLVPGINTVILISSSFVMNKGNTAIKKNDVAGLRLWAAVTALMGVVFLAGQVYEYSNLAFGLTSNLYASSFYVMTGFHGLHVCFGVILILGMLWRSRLPNHYSSENHFGVEAAEVYWHFVDVIWVILFVLLYLL; encoded by the coding sequence ATGCAAAGTCCAACAATCGATCCAGCGAAAGCTGAACTCAATTATCACCACAGCACTGAGGCGAAAGCCGATCACCACGAAGAACATCACGATTTTCGGATGTGGGGGGTGTTTGTCTTTCTGTGTGCGGAAGGAATGATCTTTTTCGGCTTGTTTGCCGCTTATTTGATCTATAAGGCAATGTCGCCGGTTTGGCCGCCGGAAGGCATCGAGCGAGAATTATTGGTGCCGGGAATTAACACCGTTATTCTGATTTCTAGCAGTTTTGTGATGAACAAAGGCAATACTGCAATTAAGAAGAATGATGTGGCCGGTTTGCGGCTTTGGGCGGCGGTCACTGCCCTGATGGGCGTCGTTTTCTTAGCCGGCCAGGTTTATGAATACAGCAATTTAGCCTTTGGTTTGACCAGCAATTTATACGCCAGCTCGTTTTATGTGATGACCGGCTTTCACGGTTTACACGTTTGCTTTGGTGTAATCCTAATTTTAGGGATGTTATGGCGTTCTCGCCTCCCCAATCACTACTCCAGTGAAAATCATTTTGGTGTGGAAGCCGCTGAAGTTTACTGGCACTTTGTTGATGTGATCTGGGTGATTTTGTTTGTGCTGCTGTATCTTCTCTAA
- a CDS encoding 3'-5' exonuclease translates to MLKLRSKFLKLPLVSISDRYDVATSLAEPAGLQRDESQNRFSGEPARVIAAPVEALKQTLKALNPGGAILVRTDEDKDKFSTSFESSLVFTVEEAKGLEFDTVFLIEFFVPAQEMWDRFFRNASVTEKEIPQFQLELNLLYVAVTRARRILNIWKSTLPQLWSQPELSDCILPLNPELVQQSRVEPTAESWRQRGLYYLKAEFYQQAIKCFEKAGDVLELHKAKAKMLAQQRQYAEAC, encoded by the coding sequence TTGCTGAAACTGCGCTCGAAATTTCTGAAACTTCCGCTAGTCAGTATTTCTGATCGTTATGATGTGGCAACCAGTTTAGCAGAGCCAGCCGGTTTGCAAAGAGATGAAAGCCAAAATCGCTTTTCTGGAGAGCCGGCTAGAGTCATTGCTGCACCCGTGGAAGCACTCAAGCAAACTTTGAAAGCGTTAAATCCTGGCGGTGCTATCTTGGTAAGAACCGATGAAGATAAAGATAAATTCTCTACAAGTTTTGAATCAAGTCTAGTCTTTACTGTTGAAGAAGCAAAAGGACTAGAATTTGATACGGTTTTTTTGATAGAATTCTTTGTGCCGGCACAAGAAATGTGGGATAGATTTTTTCGCAATGCTTCTGTTACCGAAAAAGAAATTCCCCAATTTCAGTTAGAACTAAATCTGCTTTATGTTGCTGTTACCCGTGCCCGACGCATCTTAAATATTTGGAAATCCACACTTCCCCAACTTTGGAGCCAACCCGAATTATCAGATTGCATCTTGCCCCTCAACCCTGAGTTAGTTCAGCAATCCCGGGTGGAACCTACTGCAGAAAGTTGGCGGCAACGAGGACTTTATTATCTAAAAGCAGAGTTTTACCAGCAAGCCATTAAATGTTTTGAAAAAGCCGGCGATGTTTTAGAGTTGCACAAAGCAAAAGCTAAAATGCTCGCGCAGCAGCGCCAGTATGCTGAAGCTTGCTGA